Genomic segment of Glandiceps talaboti chromosome 17, keGlaTala1.1, whole genome shotgun sequence:
TTGTAGTAACCCTGTAAAAGACAGAAAAAGAGAAACAAGGATTATAGTGCATGCCAGAGAACACAGAAAACAGTAGCAGTGATGTGTGAATACACACATGTAATACCAAATTCAGTTCATAATAAAGAAGAGATTGTAATAATTTCGacactgggggcgctgtttgGAAGCAAATTTTGACTGGCCTTGAGGGCAAGTAATCAGAATAAATGACTGATGAATTATCATACCAATATGCCATAATCCAGTAATTAGCTAAGAGTAGATATTGTATAATCTGACAACTGGCATGCTTTTTTCGAAGCAATTTTCTCCCCGTTTGGTCTAAAATTACACCAGTGCAGTATATTATTTTTCATCTCAATTTAGCTGGAACGAAAATACTTGTGACAGCACGGTTttgtaattacaaatgtactcaTCTTTTCACTCATAGTGACAACgtcccttatgtcactcatttTTTCCTCGggtgaacaaaatattttggaCAGTAACATCTCAAATTTTCATAGTATTTCACATCTATGATCATACTATGTCACTGCTTTGAATTCATGTCAACCATTGTATTTTATCTTGGTTTATCTTCTTACTTGTTTTAAGTGgttttcttttaatttgtcTTTTATCTGCAAAACTACACCAATTTCCATTGTAAGCATTGGTGTTTAGATGtggtaataaagttattattatttgccAGACATTACTATTCTTGTCCTAACATTCATTAGGCAGTGGCTATCCTTCATCTCAAAAACTGGCCATTCAAATTTTACTCTGAGTGACAGTCTCACACTGGGAGATAACATCAGCCATTGCAACCTCTTCTTACATTTACCATATTGTTGGAAATAAGTCATTGATTTATGGTTTCCTAATTATGAATGTTTCTTTGCATCTCTTGTACCAATAACATACTTTTGAAAGAATGTCTGACAGTACTACCCCCTCGATGTGTGTCAGATTTGAACCAAGATTTACCAGGCAGGTTTACTCCCATCAAAGAAGTTGGCCAATACTCACTATGTACACAATACAGGATGTGACCGACAAACACAGTTGACAAATACACTCAGTTGAACAAATCAAGCCTTTTTCTTCATCAAGTTAATATTCAGATTGTGATGAGAGTGGAGTGGGTTCAAAAGCAGATCTCAAAATACAAGGACTTTGCTAAAGGAAGTATCAGGGTGTGTAAATAACATTCCCTATAAGACTATCCCAAAACACGTGTACACTATCCCTAAATCATAATTTTACCCCATGTCAGCAGTGATACATAATTTCTACTTCATTGCTGGTCTACAGCTAGTTGGTCTATTTTCCTGATACTGACCCCTACTCTAAAACTTTGTGATAACTCTTTCCAAATAAAAGTCATATTTAGTTACCTATCCCAATCAAAAATATCCATCACACAGTAAATTTACGGTGTTCAAGATTTACTGCTAACTGTATGTGTTGTGGTGGTGGCATTTACTATcaagaaataaaagtatttttggAAGTAATATGCCATGAATTTAAACTTGTCTGTGTGGACACGCAGTGCTGAAAATACCATGCCAGACTACTAGGAGTGGGTATTTCGAGCCCTGCGAAGTCAGGTCAATCTTTTCAGTACCACAGGCAGTACAGGTTACATTAGCCTCCAGGCTAGATGGGACTAGCATATTGTTGTTATAAATAAACATCGGGCTAGACAGTTGACCTGGTAAGCATTCTCTCAACACACCCTGTGAACTAAGTAATGAATACTCAGCTATCTTGAAATATACTAAGTATTCAAATCAATACTTAACATTTCATTACTGAGTATTCAGGCCGAGTGACAAGAATTCTCACCAGGTTCACCATTCACTCTTCTATTGAGGTTATAGTTACATAAgagatcaatctgattaaaatcaaatataGGGATTTGATGCGATTTCTTGCATACATACACTTTTCCCTAATACATCTATGTacaggcatgcatacatacactcCCTAATACATCTATGCacaggcatgcatacatacactcCTCCCTAATACATCTATGTacaggcatgcatacatacactcCCTAATACATCTATGTACTTCCGacttttattgttgtttgttccaTCTTTGTTCTGTGAGCACCTGACACAATACCATCAGAGTTCTTGTACAGAATCTCACACTTAGgtgtagccaaccagaatccatcTTAATATACCACTCgaaattaaaacaaagagaaccaccacacaataacgataacatcaTTGGCTGCGCTCAAGCTCTTTTTGAACAGTGCGATCTGAAGCACTGTACCTGTATGTTACAGCACATTACGTGTTTTCATTCGTTGAGTAAATCCACTCAGCACTTGCATGTTGTacaagaactcctatggtattgtgttaGATGTAGGTACACGGTGCTCTCGTAGACCAGAAATAGAACAAACAACAGCAAAATTAGGAGAGAGAGGTAAACCATCACGCCATGTTCACTATATCTGATTCGAATCAGATTGATAAAGAGATGAACTTACAGCTCTGACGACATCAATGACTGGTGCCTTGTCTGTTTTGTCTTTGTAGTATTTACGTGTCTGTTCACTGACCAATGACCAGAGTTTGTCAATGTTCAAGTGAGGACAGTGATACCTCTGTTTGGCTTTGTGGAAATGACGCATACCAACTTTACCAAAGTAACCGGGATGGCTGTGAAAAAGAAACAGATGGAATATTATAAACATGCACGGATACATTGGTAATCTGCTTCCaatctagtcttgctgctagacgttcgggctttctttcgatgctataagttactataagcgaacgaagttcgcatgtgagggcctgcccgaacagtctagcgaatgtcattttcagaccggacattccattgagattacgataagcggtgggttgggccatatatgcatatatatactttaatatattcaatctctgcatgcaggtgttgacaaacacatttatgtcattactatgtcttgtgtttgatgagtgtgtagacgttgtcattcacacattttagttaacgcattggtggttatttttacaagcccctccttaagatgaatatgcatgaaaatttagctattgtcctctgtttgtgcttgtcgctaatacggttccctgattggcagttatttatatcctgatgacattcgctagacctcggatgttccatcctcgatagcgttgttcggctgtgtgtcatattttatcggaagaacatccgagggctagctgatagactacttCCAATCAGGTTTGTAAATCCTAGTAACAAAGGTGGGAAATTTGGCAAAAGTTTGCATTGAAATTTCATACCAATGTATCCGAGATGGCGATCAAATGGGAAAGAGACAGAATATCAGCAAAGTATATCGATACATTGGTAGTCCCGTCCCCTCCTAACCAGGTTTAGCAACCTCAGTAACAGATGTAGAAAATCTAGCTGAAGTTTGCATAAAGTTTTatatcaaacacaaaaaaacaaagttttatatcaaacacaaaaaaacagaAACTGTCACTCCTTCTGACACACAGAAGAATACTACCTACCTCTCATTTTTACACTGACTAGTGCTACCTGTTTTtgttactacattttgtacataaaatCTACCATAGTTCCACAGGTATTTTACACAGGTTCCTTACTAAAACCATGGTAAAAGGTAGGGAATTCAAGTAAGTTCTTTTAACAGCCCCCTAcagaaaatactgaaaaatgttcatttggGGGGAAATCTGACAAAATTTGCATTATTTCCAAACCATGGCTCCCACTTAGTACGTTGTGTAAACCATCCAACaaggattatcatcacacaggTGTACATTGAAATGCTAGCAACGCCTTTTAGATCTCATGCACCCATGTCCAGGTGAGCACAATTTATGAGAGCGGTGATCTTGATGCTGGGGAGGGCAGATTTGAACCTCTTCATTTTCTTACTTTAATGGATAATGGTAAAAGATTTCATTCTGGAATAGTCCCGAGGAATAAGTGAATTATATCTCAGTTTTTCTTGGCGatgattgatacatgtatgaggAAAGAACCAGACACACTTCCCTTAGTAGTGGTAGTTTATTATCTTGGAAAGCAGCAAGATTATTTGGAGCTTTACATAGAAGTGCAAGTCTGCTCACTGCCCAGCAATTTCAAAGACTTGGCCATACCTGGGTACCCTGGTACCATGGTACATCttacattttaacaaaaacaTGTCATCCCTGTCACTATGGCAACAAAATACCATCATAAAACTTGCATACTGATGTACTTACTACTTATCAAAGTTTATCCTGTGATGTAGAAGACCACCAGCGTTACCACGACCACCAGGATGTTTACGGTGTTTGCCGATACGTCCATGGCCATGACTGACATGACCACGGAGTTTCCTCGTCTTCTTCAGTCTGGCTGTCTGTGGAATACAGAATATAATAGACATACTGTCATCGATATTGTCACAAAGGATACCGGGCTTCATG
This window contains:
- the LOC144448644 gene encoding large ribosomal subunit protein uL15-like, which codes for MGHTKKKASIACFGLPETDDSDVTARLKKTRKLRGHVSHGHGRIGKHRKHPGGRGNAGGLLHHRINFDKYHPGYFGKVGMRHFHKAKQRYHCPHLNIDKLWSLVSEQTRKYYKDKTDKAPVIDVVRAGYYKVLGKGVLPKQPVIVKAKFFSRRAEEKIKKAGGCCVLVA